From a region of the Paucidesulfovibrio longus DSM 6739 genome:
- a CDS encoding sigma-54-dependent transcriptional regulator, which yields MSVAHILIVDDEAIARDNLDHVLTQEGHATTTSENAEAALRELDRSEYDLLITDLMLPGMDGIGLLERARAMQPAIQAIVVTGHATVPTAVRAMQKGAHSYIAKPLNLEELRLQVRKALEQRALSAEVLRLREVVARGGRDFPLVGQSEVMTRLRKAVEQLAQMNCNVLIQGETGTGKELVARGVHMLSQRSEERFMAINCGTFTAELMDKELFGHEKEAFTGAHRGQKGILEVADGGTMFFDEIGELPLHMQVKLLRVLQERSFLRVGGTREIPVDIRVIAATNCDLREHVEQGTFRQDLFYRLNVVTLEAPPLRKHREDIPVLVGHFLEKHRTRDRTITTIDPEALEMLVNYPFPGNVRELENIVQRALALAKGEALTPDLLPPEVRSCPERAPLLTLEDTERRQIEKVLRASGGNKTQAARILGIDRVSLWRKLKRHGLE from the coding sequence ATGAGCGTCGCGCACATCCTCATCGTGGACGACGAGGCCATCGCCCGCGACAACCTCGACCATGTCCTGACCCAGGAAGGGCACGCCACCACCACGTCCGAAAACGCCGAAGCCGCCCTGCGCGAGCTGGACCGCAGCGAGTACGACCTGCTGATCACGGATCTGATGCTGCCCGGCATGGACGGCATCGGCCTGCTGGAGCGCGCGCGGGCCATGCAGCCCGCCATCCAGGCCATCGTGGTCACGGGCCACGCCACCGTGCCCACGGCGGTGCGCGCCATGCAGAAAGGAGCGCACTCCTACATCGCCAAGCCCCTGAACCTGGAGGAGCTGCGGCTCCAGGTGCGCAAGGCCCTGGAACAGCGCGCGCTCTCCGCCGAGGTGCTGCGCCTGCGCGAGGTCGTGGCGCGCGGCGGACGCGACTTCCCCCTCGTGGGCCAGAGCGAGGTCATGACCCGGCTGCGCAAGGCCGTGGAGCAGCTCGCCCAGATGAACTGCAACGTGCTCATCCAGGGCGAGACGGGCACGGGCAAGGAGCTGGTCGCGCGCGGGGTGCACATGCTCAGCCAGCGCTCCGAGGAGCGATTCATGGCCATCAACTGCGGCACCTTCACGGCCGAGCTGATGGACAAGGAACTTTTCGGCCACGAAAAGGAAGCCTTCACCGGGGCGCATCGCGGCCAGAAAGGCATCCTGGAGGTGGCCGACGGCGGGACCATGTTCTTCGACGAGATCGGCGAGCTGCCGCTGCACATGCAGGTCAAGCTGCTGCGCGTGCTGCAGGAGCGCAGCTTCCTGCGCGTGGGCGGCACCCGCGAAATCCCCGTGGACATCCGGGTCATCGCCGCCACCAACTGCGACCTGCGCGAGCACGTGGAGCAGGGAACCTTCCGCCAGGATCTCTTCTACCGCCTGAACGTGGTCACGCTGGAAGCCCCCCCCCTGCGCAAGCACCGCGAGGACATTCCCGTGCTCGTGGGACATTTTCTGGAAAAGCACCGCACCCGCGACCGAACCATCACGACCATCGACCCGGAAGCCCTGGAAATGCTCGTGAACTACCCATTCCCCGGCAACGTGCGCGAGCTGGAAAACATCGTCCAGCGCGCCCTGGCCCTGGCCAAGGGCGAAGCCCTGACCCCGGACCTGCTCCCCCCGGAGGTCCGCTCCTGTCCGGAAAGAGCGCCGCTGCTGACCCTGGAGGACACCGAGCGCCGCCAGATAGAGAAGGTGCTGCGCGCCTCCGGCGGCAACAAGACCCAGGCCGCGCGCATCCTCGGCATCGACCGCGTCTCGCTCTGGCGCAAGCTCAAGCGCCACGGGCTGGAATAG
- a CDS encoding sensor histidine kinase, producing MLKPNIRQKIVFGIAIFTICFGCIAVLSFTNIDQLEHEVQLVERTDDLSNLILEARRVEKNFFLYNDPALFTQGVRYVDEAASVLDAIMPEMKNAPARAHGATLATDLREYRTLLDRIDRTPGSASQDREAAQLLREAGQRLVEHSRAVTRLERQSILDINRELRTTLVVSMGVIAAVMLSLVLFVSSGILRPLRRVQVATRNIAQGTFAPLPIRNDHDEVQQVFVALNSMVEQLEKRQIQLVQAQKLSSIGTLSSGIAHQLNNPLNNISTSCQLLMENEGGKDAFADRMMRNIEQETLRARDIVKGLLEFSRHQDFAPSPFPLSAVVRSAMRLVSSQLPSNIALTSDIPDDLLLRIDQQRLQEAFINLILNAVQAIEPDEGHIRIRAEREQHHALITVEDDGSGMDARTLERIFDPFFSTKEVGQGTGLGLFIVYGIVEKHLGRIDAESTPGKGTTFSIRLPLPEAVEGAAENAPTTSDPHAGAGA from the coding sequence CGCACGGACGACCTCAGCAACCTGATCCTGGAAGCGCGGCGCGTGGAAAAGAACTTCTTTCTCTACAACGACCCGGCCCTGTTCACCCAGGGCGTGCGCTACGTGGACGAGGCCGCTTCCGTGCTGGACGCGATCATGCCGGAGATGAAGAACGCCCCGGCCCGCGCCCACGGCGCGACCCTGGCCACGGACCTGCGCGAATACCGCACGCTCCTGGACCGCATCGACCGCACTCCGGGCAGCGCCTCCCAGGACCGCGAGGCCGCCCAGCTCCTGCGCGAGGCGGGCCAGCGCCTCGTGGAGCACTCCCGCGCCGTGACCCGCCTGGAACGCCAGAGCATCCTGGACATCAACCGCGAGCTGCGCACCACCCTGGTGGTCTCCATGGGCGTCATCGCGGCGGTCATGCTCTCCCTCGTGCTCTTCGTCTCCTCCGGCATCCTGCGGCCGCTGCGGCGCGTGCAGGTCGCCACGCGCAACATCGCCCAGGGCACCTTCGCCCCGCTGCCCATCCGCAACGACCACGACGAGGTCCAGCAGGTCTTCGTGGCGCTGAACTCCATGGTCGAGCAGCTGGAAAAGCGCCAGATCCAGCTGGTCCAGGCCCAGAAGCTCTCCTCCATCGGCACGCTCTCCTCCGGCATCGCCCACCAGCTGAACAACCCGCTGAACAACATTTCCACCTCCTGCCAGCTGCTCATGGAAAACGAGGGCGGCAAGGACGCCTTCGCGGACCGGATGATGCGCAACATCGAGCAGGAAACGCTGCGCGCCCGCGACATCGTCAAGGGCCTGCTCGAATTCTCGCGCCACCAGGACTTCGCGCCCTCGCCCTTTCCCCTGTCCGCGGTGGTGCGCTCAGCCATGCGCCTCGTCTCCAGCCAGCTGCCCTCGAACATCGCCCTGACCTCGGACATCCCGGACGACCTCCTGCTGCGCATCGACCAGCAGCGGCTCCAGGAGGCCTTCATCAACCTGATCCTCAACGCGGTCCAGGCCATCGAGCCGGACGAGGGCCACATCCGCATCCGCGCCGAGCGCGAACAGCACCACGCCCTGATCACCGTGGAGGACGACGGTTCGGGCATGGACGCCAGGACGCTGGAACGCATCTTCGATCCCTTCTTCTCCACCAAGGAAGTGGGCCAGGGCACGGGCCTGGGCCTGTTCATCGTCTACGGCATCGTGGAGAAGCACCTGGGCCGCATCGACGCGGAAAGCACGCCCGGCAAGGGCACGACCTTCTCCATCCGGCTGCCCCTGCCCGAAGCGGTCGAGGGCGCAGCGGAAAACGCGCCCACGACGAGCGATCCCCATGCAGGAGCCGGGGCATGA